One genomic window of Cannabis sativa cultivar Pink pepper isolate KNU-18-1 chromosome 2, ASM2916894v1, whole genome shotgun sequence includes the following:
- the LOC133029069 gene encoding receptor-like protein CLAVATA2 — translation MGKKRVLAYWTCKALKLHVVPLILVILLSSMVSQSVDIDSDEKGSLLLFKSWVQDPSRSLSSWVGSNCSNWTGITCENQTGHVVSINLVNMNLSGQIHPNFCKLPFLEQLVLSQNNFTCPIPSCFGNMQNLKSLNLSHNRFHGILPNTLMRLSQLTELVVSGNKDLGGIVPRWVGNFSTKLEKLALDSNSFLGEIPEELLHLESLKHLDFGNNNLSGSLPDFHQPLVFLNLGSNRFSGTLPCFSASVQSLSVLNVANNALVGGIPSCMASLTSLTLLNLSFNHLAYKIPPRLVFSEKLFVLDLSNNDLSGPLPSKIAVTTDKSGLLLLDLSHNRFSGEIPLKITELKSLQALFLSHNLLVGEIPARIGNLTYLQVIDLSHNSLTGSIPLNIVGCFQLLALKLNDNNLSGEIQPELDALDGLKILDISNNKISGEIPLTLAGCKSLEIVDFSSNHLSGMLNDAITKWTSLRYLSLAHNNFNGSLPSWLFTFEAIQMMDLSGNKFSGFLPDGNFNTSLNFNNRGDISKIPKEQRITWRDLGTKVSIFVSGSSELGFIYFLSSLVGIDISGNMLRGEVPAGLFGLKGLEYLNLSYNFLNGHVPSLEKMKSLRALDLSHNSLSGHIPGNISSLQYLTLLNLSYNSFSGFVPKKQAYLRFPGAFAGNPGLCVESSGGGCDSEGLPVVPGKAFEDDNADGLIANGMISLWIFGLSTSLSFYFGIFTLFCSARARNYILQTKV, via the coding sequence ATGGGAAAGAAACGGGTTTTGGCTTATTGGACTTGTAAAGCTCTAAAATTGCATGTAGTGCCACTCATATTGGTGATTTTGCTGTCTTCCATGGTTTCTCAGTCTGTTGATATTGACTCAGATGAAAAAGGCTCACTTTTACTGTTCAAGTCATGGGTGCAAGATCCTAGTCGGAGTTTGTCTAGTTGGGTTGGGTCTAACTGTAGCAACTGGACTGGAATCACCTGCGAGAACCAGACTGGTCATGTGGTTTCAATTAACTTGGTGAACATGAACTTGTCAGGCCAAATTCACCCCAATTTCTGCAAACTTCCTTTTCTTGAACAGTTGGTTTTGTCTCAAAACAATTTTACATGCCCAATCCCCTCGTGTTTTGGTAATATGCAGAATCTTAAAAGTCTTAATCTTAGTCACAATCGGTTTCATGGTATACTGCCTAACACACTCATGAGGCTTAGCCAGTTAACAGAGCTCGTTGTGAGTGGTAACAAGGATTTGGGAGGCATTGTTCCTAGATGGGTTGGTAATTTCTCAACCAAGTTGGAGAAACTTGCTCTGGATTCTAACTCTTTTCTAGGTGAAATTCCTGAAGAGTTGTTGCACTTGGAGTCTTTGAAGCATCTGGACTTTGGGAACAATAATTTATCTGGTAGTCTTCCTGATTTTCATCAGCCATTAGTTTTTCTCAACCTTGGCTCCAACCGGTTTTCGGGTACCTTGCCTTGTTTCTCAGCTTCAGTTCAGTCTCTCAGTGTCTTGAATGTGGCTAACAATGCACTTGTAGGGGGAATACCTTCTTGTATGGCTTCACTAACGAGTTTGACCCTTCTAAACCTTTCATTCAACCATTTGGCTTATAAGATACCACCTAGACTTGTGTTTTCAGAGAAGCTTTTTGTATTGGACTTGAGCAACAATGATTTATCAGGTCCTCTTCCAAGCAAGATTGCAGTGACAACAGATAAATCAGGGCTTCTCCTTCTTGACCTGTCTCACAACCGCTTTTCGGGTGAAATACCTTTAAAGATAACAGAACTGAAAAGCTTACAGGCATTGTTTCTTTCACACAATCTTCTTGTTGGGGAGATTCCAGCTAGAATTGGAAACTTAACTTATCTCCAAGTGATTGATCTGTCACACAACTCCTTAACAGGTTCAATTCCACTGAACATTGTGGGTTGTTTTCAGCTTCTTGCATTGAAACTCAATGACAATAATCTTTCTGGTGAAATCCAACCGGAGCTTGATGCGTTGGACGGCTTGAAGATCTTGGACATTAGCAACAACAAGATTTCTGGTGAAATCCCATTAACTTTGGCAGGCTGTAAGTCGCTGGAGATTGTAGATTTCAGCTCAAACCATCTGTCTGGAATGTTAAATGATGCCATAACCAAATGGACAAGTCTCAGGTATCTCTCCCTAGCTCACAACAATTTCAATGGAAGTTTACCAAGCTGGTTGTTCACATTCGAAGCAATCCAAATGATGGACTTGTCAGGAAACAAATTCTCCGGTTTCCTACCAGATGGAAACTTCAACACTAGCTTAAATTTCAACAACAGAGGAGACATCAGTAAAATTCCAAAGGAACAAAGGATCACATGGCGTGATTTGGGCACCAAAGTTTCAATCTTTGTTTCTGGTAGTAGTGAACTAGGGTTCATTTATTTTCTATCTTCATTGGTTGGAATTGACATATCTGGTAATATGCTACGTGGGGAAGTTCCTGCTGGTTTATTTGGACTGAAAGGTTTAGAATATCTGAATTTATCATACAATTTTCTTAATGGACATGTTCCAAGTTTGGAGAAGATGAAGAGCTTAAGAGCCTTGGACTTGTCCCATAATTCTTTGTCAGGTCATATCCCAGGAAACATTTCCAGCCTTCAGTATCTGACGCTTTTAAATCTGTCATACAACTCTTTTTCTGGTTTTGTTCCCAAGAAGCAAGCATATTTGAGGTTTCCTGGTGCATTTGCCGGAAACCCAGGCTTGTGTGTGGAGTCCTCTGGTGGAGGGTGCGACTCTGAAGGCCTTCCAGTGGTTCCGGGGAAGGCCTTTGAGGACGACAACGCTGACGGCCTGATCGCTAACGGCATGATTTCTTTGTGGATTTTTGGTTTAAGCACTTCTCTTAGCTTCTACTTTGGGATTTTTACGCTCTTTTGCTCTGCTCGAGCAAGGAATTACATTCTCCAGACAAAGGTTTGA
- the LOC133034826 gene encoding protein TRIGALACTOSYLDIACYLGLYCEROL 3, chloroplastic-like, producing MASLSSTGVAPLIIPSDSLRSVLFGRTMLYSGSRQKKVHDKIICSCMAPPQNLRNDGSFATKFNDSFKSGELSRVREPNYGDSDVLIECRDVHKSFGEKHILRGVNFKIRHGEAVGIIGPSGTGKSTILKIIAGLLTPDKGEVYIRGRKRAGLISDEEISGLRIGLVFQSAALFDSLTVRENVGFLLYENSSMPGDQISKLVTESLAAVGLKDVEERMPSELSGGMKKRVALARSIICDTSKKAIEPEVLLYDEPTAGLDPIASTVVEDLIRSVHMKGEDAVGKPGNIASYVVVTHQHSTIGRAVDRLIFLHEGKIVWEGMTHEFTTSTNPFVQQFASGSLDGPIKY from the exons atggcttcTCTGTCAAGCACAGGGGTAGCTCCTCTAATTATACCCAGTGATTCTCTCCGGTCTGTTCTGTTCGGAAGAACAATGCTTTATAGCGGTTCTAGGCAGAAGAAAGTTCACGATAAGATCATTTGTTCTTGCATGGCGCCTCCCCAGAACTTGAGGAATGATGGGTCCTTTGCTACCAAATTCAAT GATTCATTTAAGTCAGGTGAGTTGAGCAGGGTTCGAGAGCCTAATTATGGTGATTCTGATGTTCTAATTGAGTGTCGAGACGTCCATAAATCATTTGGAGAGAAGCATATATTGAGAGGTGTGAACTTCAAG ATTAGACATGGCGAAGCTGTTGGGATAATTGGGCCATCTGGTACTGGAAAATCTACGATTTTAAAGATTATTGCAGGACTTCTAACCCCAGACAAG GGAGAAGTTTACATTCGAGGCAGAAAAAGAGCTGGTTTAATTAGTGACGAGGAGATTTCTGGGCTACGAATTGGATTG GTTTTCCAAAGCGCGGCACTTTTTGATTCTCTCACAGTTCGGGAAAATGTTGGTTTCCTCCT ATATGAGAACTCAAGCATGCCTGGTGATCAAATTTCAAAGCTTGTGACAGAAAGCTTGGCTGCTGTTGGATTAAAG GATGTGGAGGAAAGGATGCCTTCTGAATTGTCTGGTGGAATGAAAAAACGGGTTGCATTAGCTCGATCGATTATTTGTGATACTTCAAAGAAAGCTATAGAGCCTGAG GTTCTTTTATATGATGAACCTACGGCTGGGCTTGATCCTATCGCATCTACTGTTGTAGAAGATCTCATCCGATCTGTACACATGAAAGGCGAAGATGCAGTTGGGAAGCCTGGGAATATTGCATCATACGTGGTTGTCACCCACCAACATAGTACCATTGGAAGAGCGGTTGACAG gttAATATTTCTTCACGAGGGTAAGATTGTTTGGGAAGGGATGACTCATGAATTTACAACGTCAACAAATCCATTTGTCCAACAG TTTGCATCTGGGAGCTTGGATGGCCCAATTAAGTACTAG
- the LOC133034827 gene encoding uncharacterized protein LOC133034827: MHPPLTLHKHPMCAEIIELFQQCHLDHPIGKFFGECTDLKIKLDRCFRQEKALKRKENFEQSKKLKERLHAFRKENAETSTE, translated from the exons ATGCATCCTCCATTAACGCTTCACAAGCATCCCATGTGTGCCGAA ATAATTGAGCTGTTCCAGCAGTGTCATTTGGATCATCCTATTGGTAAATTCTTTGGTGAATGTACAGATCTCAAGATAAAGCTTGATCGTTGCTTTCGACAGGAA AAAGCTCTAAAGAGGAAAGAAAACTTTGAACAGAGTAAGAAACTGAAGGAAAGGTTGCATGCTTTCAGGAAAGAAAATGCTGAGACAAGCACTGAGTAG